The Desulfovermiculus halophilus DSM 18834 genome contains the following window.
TGGTTATGGTTGAACTTCTCATACATGTCATTGTTGTGGCCTGTTTGGGCAGCGGTCTTATTCTCTTTACCGGCGGTGGAGTAGGCATCCTGCGTATGCCGGATTTCTACAGCCGTCTGCATCCGGCCGGCAAGCTGGATACTCTGGGGCTGATGCTCATGGTCGTGGGCCTTGCTGTGTATAATATCACTTGGCAGCATTTCGATCTGCCCAATGTTTTGGTCAGTGTCAAAATGCTGCTTATCGCCGGGTTCATGTTTCATTCCAGCCCGACGGCCACCCATGCTATAGTGGATGCCGGGATTCAGGCCGGAATGATGCCCTGGCGCAAAACAGAGACAAGGAGGGGCTAGTGCTCTGGCAGATTGACCTCGTCATTCTCGCCCTGGTCATCGTCTGTGCCATTGCCGCCATATCAGTCCGCGATCTTTTGGGCACAGCCATACTGTTCGGGGCCTACAGCTTTATGATGTGCCTGTTGTGGGCGGTCATGGGCGCGGTGGATGTGGCCTTCACCGAGGCCTCGGTTGGGGCCGGAGTGAGCTCGGTTTTTGTTGTGGCCGCTGTATTTCGAACAACACGGAGGACCAAGGATTGAAACTGGCCGGCTTGATCATCGTCATGATTTGCGGCGGGCTCCTGCTCACGGCAACCCAGGATTTTCCGGCCTGGGGCGATCCGTCCTCCCCGGCCAGCACCCATCTCTCTCCGCACTTCATCACCGAGGCCCTGCACGAGACAGGGGCTCCGAATCTGGTGACCGCGGTTCTGGCCGACTACCGGGGGTACGACACCATGTTCGAAACCGTGGTGGTTTTCGGGGCCGGGCTGGCCTGCATCCTGTTGCTGCGCACCTATACCCAGCGGACCAGAGGGCGGGAGTACAGGCATATACCCACCGGGATCGTCATCCATATCCAGGACCCGAACAAGGCACCCAAAGGTCAGCGGGAATTCCAGCTCATCGACAACATGTGGGTCCCGCACGACCTGATCATCAAGACCGTGTGCCGGATCTTGATTCCTTTCATCCAGATCTTCGGGCTGTACGTCGTCTGCCACGGGGATTTCAGCCCAGGAGGCGGATTCCAGGGCGGGGTGATTTTTGGGGCCAGCCTCATTCTTCTGGCCTTGTCCTTTGATCTGCGGACCTTCCTGGAGCAGATGTCAGAAAAGGCCCTGGGATTGCTGTGTGCCCTGGGAGTGGTCATTTACTCCGGGATCGGATGCATGTGCATTCTGTTGGGCGGCAACTTCCTGGACTACAGTCAGCTCGCGGCTGTGCTCCCGGTGGACCCGGGCCATGTCCGGGCCCTGGGGATGCTGGGCGTGGAGATCGGGGTCGGATTCTCGGTCATGTCGGTCATGGCCATTTTGTATGTGAACATTGCTTCTGCGGGACGGCACAACCAAGGGCTGTAAGGCAGAAACAGAGCAACGACTGTGATTTTCAGCCCTGTCCCAGGCAGGGCTGAAAAATTTTATGGAGCACGCACTATGCCTGATATAGTGACTGAGATCATCCATAAGTACAACTATTGGCTGTATATCATCCTGATGATGATCGGGCTGTACGCCATGATCGCCAAGAACAATCTGATCAAGAAGCTGATCGGGATGAATATCTTCCAAACCGCTATCATCCTGTTCTTTATCTCCATCGGCTACAAGGAAGACGCCACCATCCCTATCATTGTCGGCGGCCATGGACCTGAGATGAGCCATCAGGCCATAGAGGCTGCCCAGTATATGAACCCCTTGCCCCATGTGCTCATGCTCACGGCCATCGTGGTCTCCGTGGCCACCCTGGGTGTTGCCCTGGCCTTGGTGATCATGGTCTATCAGCGCTATCAGACCCTTGAGGAAGACGAAATCCGAATGCGAGTTACGCAATGATTGCTGCCAATTATCCAGCTCTGCTCGTGCTCTCGCCCCTTTTGGCCGCATTTGTCAACGCTGCCTTGATCTGGGTGGACCGGCGCCTGTGCTATCCGGTCACCATCCTCGGGCTGGCCGCTTCAGCCCTATGCGCCTGGAAGCTGCTGCTGCAGGTCCTGGAGGAAGGAGCGGTGAGCTACTGGTTTGGCGGATGGCCCCCGCCAATGGGTATCGAGCTGTACATCGACAAGCTCAATATCCTGGTCCTGCTGGTGATCTGTGTTGTATCCCTGGTCAATATCGTGGCCAGCAAGCGGAACATCCATGCAGAGCTGGGGATCAAGGACGCCACGTTTTACGTCATCTATCTGCTTTTCGTGACCGGGATTCTGGGTGTTACGGCAACTGCGGATCTGTTTAATCTCTACGTGCTCATTGAGATCGCCTCTCTGGCTTCCTACGGCCTGCTGGCCATGGGCAACAGGGACCGGGCTCCCTGGGCCAGCCTGAACTACGTATTCCTGGGGGTCATCGGGGCCAGCTTTTATCTCCTGGGGGTGGGCTATCTGTACATCATGACCGGCTCCCTGAATATGTTCGAC
Protein-coding sequences here:
- a CDS encoding cation:proton antiporter; this translates as MVELLIHVIVVACLGSGLILFTGGGVGILRMPDFYSRLHPAGKLDTLGLMLMVVGLAVYNITWQHFDLPNVLVSVKMLLIAGFMFHSSPTATHAIVDAGIQAGMMPWRKTETRRG
- a CDS encoding cation:proton antiporter subunit C — protein: MPDIVTEIIHKYNYWLYIILMMIGLYAMIAKNNLIKKLIGMNIFQTAIILFFISIGYKEDATIPIIVGGHGPEMSHQAIEAAQYMNPLPHVLMLTAIVVSVATLGVALALVIMVYQRYQTLEEDEIRMRVTQ
- a CDS encoding Na(+)/H(+) antiporter subunit B; protein product: MLWQIDLVILALVIVCAIAAISVRDLLGTAILFGAYSFMMCLLWAVMGAVDVAFTEASVGAGVSSVFVVAAVFRTTRRTKD
- a CDS encoding Na(+)/H(+) antiporter subunit B, which translates into the protein MKLAGLIIVMICGGLLLTATQDFPAWGDPSSPASTHLSPHFITEALHETGAPNLVTAVLADYRGYDTMFETVVVFGAGLACILLLRTYTQRTRGREYRHIPTGIVIHIQDPNKAPKGQREFQLIDNMWVPHDLIIKTVCRILIPFIQIFGLYVVCHGDFSPGGGFQGGVIFGASLILLALSFDLRTFLEQMSEKALGLLCALGVVIYSGIGCMCILLGGNFLDYSQLAAVLPVDPGHVRALGMLGVEIGVGFSVMSVMAILYVNIASAGRHNQGL